The following proteins are encoded in a genomic region of Paraburkholderia flagellata:
- a CDS encoding dimethylsulfoniopropionate lyase — protein MYQRHENLKQFIRAARNLFQVQALPDAGRELAVKVFERLEQPSDDGKRNSERYPACEFLDSALAPLLDNTAGLGDLARAIKVLEPTIGWQRRTSGSNGSKDYIEKHVNGMICGPGGMESRYDIQLGFSLLAPHTRYPDHQHPPEEAYVLLSAGEFRQRDGDWFDPGIGGGLHNTPSSLHAMRSGATPLLALWCLLV, from the coding sequence ATGTATCAGCGACACGAGAACCTCAAGCAATTCATTCGCGCTGCCCGAAATCTGTTTCAGGTGCAAGCGCTGCCGGATGCGGGACGCGAGTTAGCCGTGAAAGTATTCGAGCGTCTCGAACAGCCGTCCGACGACGGTAAGCGTAACAGCGAACGCTATCCCGCCTGTGAGTTCCTCGATTCAGCGCTCGCACCGCTGCTTGACAACACCGCTGGCCTCGGCGACCTGGCGCGGGCAATCAAGGTGCTTGAACCCACTATAGGCTGGCAACGGCGAACCTCCGGATCGAATGGAAGCAAAGACTACATCGAGAAGCACGTGAACGGCATGATTTGCGGCCCCGGTGGCATGGAAAGCCGTTACGATATCCAGCTAGGTTTTTCGCTTCTCGCGCCTCACACGCGATACCCCGATCATCAGCATCCTCCTGAAGAAGCCTATGTTCTGCTCAGCGCGGGGGAATTCCGCCAACGCGATGGAGACTGGTTCGATCCGGGCATCGGCGGCGGCTTGCACAATACACCTAGTAGCCTGCACGCGATGCGCTCGGGAGCAACCCCACTCCTCGCGCTATGGTGTCTCCTGGTATAG